In Streptomyces chartreusis, the following proteins share a genomic window:
- a CDS encoding lipid II:glycine glycyltransferase FemX: protein MTSPYVREITREDHLSHLRLYPDASHLQIPEWGDVKPDWRAESVGWFEDGPAGEVLIASALVLYRPLPGTRRCLAYLPDGPGIDWRAPRVDRWLDALVAHVERRGAFSLRMGPPLVVRHWEADTVAAGVADPDVRHLHDLPADGLDGYALDLAERLGRFGWRRCADGNGSGFGLGQPRYGCQVPLAGRSTDELRDALAPRWQQSLATAERAGVLVSWGTAADLPEFYRLYTATAERDGFRARPLSYFQRLWAALNAVDGDRVRVYLAEYDGEVLSAALMIGVGSRVWHSYASSGRRGRELRPSSVLLWRMLGDARQAGARTYDLRSITPTLTDDRLLGRLLFKTGAGGRAVEYLGEWERPVGSQGKALQRAVGVYLGRR from the coding sequence ATGACCAGCCCGTACGTACGGGAGATCACGCGCGAGGACCATCTGTCCCATCTGCGGCTGTACCCCGACGCGAGCCATCTCCAGATCCCCGAGTGGGGCGATGTGAAGCCCGACTGGCGGGCGGAGAGCGTCGGCTGGTTCGAGGACGGGCCCGCCGGGGAGGTCCTGATCGCGTCGGCGCTGGTCCTGTACCGCCCGCTGCCCGGCACCCGGCGCTGTCTCGCCTATCTCCCCGACGGGCCGGGGATCGACTGGCGGGCCCCGCGGGTGGACCGGTGGCTGGACGCCCTGGTCGCCCATGTGGAGCGGCGCGGGGCGTTCTCGCTGCGGATGGGGCCGCCGCTGGTGGTGCGGCACTGGGAGGCGGACACCGTCGCGGCGGGCGTCGCCGACCCCGACGTACGGCATCTGCACGACCTGCCCGCGGACGGCCTCGACGGATACGCGCTGGACCTCGCGGAGCGGCTGGGGCGGTTCGGGTGGCGGCGGTGCGCGGACGGCAACGGCAGCGGTTTTGGCCTCGGCCAGCCGCGCTACGGCTGTCAGGTGCCGCTGGCGGGCCGCTCGACGGACGAGTTGCGGGACGCCCTCGCGCCGCGCTGGCAGCAGTCCCTGGCCACCGCCGAGCGGGCGGGGGTCCTGGTGTCCTGGGGCACGGCGGCGGACCTGCCGGAGTTCTACCGCCTGTACACCGCGACCGCGGAACGGGACGGGTTCCGGGCCCGGCCCCTGAGCTACTTCCAGCGTCTGTGGGCGGCCCTGAACGCGGTGGACGGCGACCGGGTGCGGGTCTACCTCGCCGAGTACGACGGCGAGGTCCTCTCCGCCGCACTCATGATCGGCGTCGGCTCCCGCGTCTGGCACTCCTACGCGTCCTCCGGGCGCCGGGGCCGTGAACTGCGCCCGAGCAGCGTGCTGTTGTGGCGAATGCTGGGCGACGCGAGACAGGCCGGGGCCCGCACGTACGACCTGCGCTCCATCACCCCGACCCTGACGGACGACCGCCTCCTCGGCCGCCTCCTGTTCAAGACGGGCGCGGGCGGCAGGGCCGTGGAGTACCTGGGCGAGTGGGAACGCCCGGTGGGCAGCCAGGGGAAGGCGCTGCAGCGGGCGGTGGGGGTTTATCTGGGGCGGCGGTGA
- a CDS encoding DUF4240 domain-containing protein: protein MDETEFWELVDGAREGAEGDPEEQADLLVDRLLQLDPDAVLDFARHFEARYNRAYTWDLWGAAWVLLDGASDDAFDFFRCWLIGQGREVYEGGVHDPDSLADLLDDFDEEFDGDGEELGYAADEAYEQLTGTVAPDLGIPPAPPEPEGTPVDFENARVLAERFPKLWERFKD from the coding sequence ATGGACGAGACGGAGTTCTGGGAGCTGGTGGACGGCGCGCGTGAGGGCGCCGAGGGTGACCCCGAGGAGCAGGCCGACCTGCTCGTGGACCGGCTGCTGCAACTGGACCCCGACGCCGTGCTCGACTTCGCCCGTCACTTCGAGGCCCGCTACAACCGCGCGTACACCTGGGACCTGTGGGGGGCCGCCTGGGTCCTGCTGGACGGGGCCAGCGACGACGCGTTCGACTTCTTCCGGTGCTGGCTGATCGGCCAGGGCCGCGAGGTGTACGAGGGCGGGGTGCACGACCCCGACTCGCTGGCGGACCTGCTGGACGACTTCGACGAGGAGTTCGACGGCGACGGCGAGGAGCTCGGCTACGCCGCGGACGAGGCCTACGAGCAGCTCACCGGCACGGTCGCCCCCGACCTCGGCATCCCGCCCGCGCCCCCGGAGCCGGAGGGCACGCCGGTGGACTTCGAGAACGCGCGGGTGCTGGCGGAGCGCTTCCCGAAACTGTGGGAGCGGTTCAAGGACTGA
- a CDS encoding helix-turn-helix transcriptional regulator produces MRAARLIKMVLLLQSRPSMTAAELARELEVSERTVTRDAQALSEAGVPVYADRGRAGGYRLIGGYRTRLTGLGRSEAEALFLSGVPGALREMGLEDTASAARLKVSAALMPSLRDASRTAAQRFHLDAPNWFKEPKTPQLLPAVADAVWDDRRIVARYRRGEAQSEAERELEPYGLVLKAGVWYLCARVAGQGSYRVYRIDRFTAVEAAGERFERDGEFDLPEFWDERAEQFARSILRSEVVVRVSPGGVRRLPYTVDPQSAREAVEAAGAPDGDGWVTLTLPVESEEVAHTQLASLGPEIEVLQPPSLRERFAGDAIRLATLYGG; encoded by the coding sequence ATGCGTGCTGCCCGGCTGATCAAGATGGTGCTGCTGTTGCAGTCCCGGCCCTCGATGACCGCCGCCGAGCTGGCGCGCGAGCTGGAGGTGTCCGAACGGACCGTCACACGGGACGCGCAGGCCCTGTCCGAGGCCGGTGTCCCGGTGTACGCGGACCGGGGGCGGGCCGGGGGGTACCGGCTGATCGGCGGGTACCGGACCCGGCTGACGGGGCTCGGGCGCAGCGAGGCCGAGGCGTTGTTCCTCTCCGGGGTGCCGGGGGCGCTGCGGGAGATGGGGCTGGAGGACACCGCGTCCGCGGCCCGGCTGAAGGTGTCCGCCGCCCTGATGCCGTCCCTGCGCGACGCCTCCCGTACGGCAGCGCAGCGCTTCCATCTGGACGCCCCGAACTGGTTCAAGGAACCGAAGACCCCCCAGCTGCTGCCCGCGGTCGCGGACGCGGTGTGGGACGACCGCCGGATCGTGGCCCGCTACCGGCGCGGGGAGGCGCAGAGCGAGGCCGAGCGGGAGCTGGAGCCGTACGGGCTCGTGCTGAAGGCGGGGGTCTGGTACCTGTGCGCCCGGGTCGCCGGGCAGGGGTCGTACCGGGTGTACCGCATCGACCGGTTCACGGCCGTGGAGGCCGCGGGCGAGCGGTTCGAGCGGGACGGGGAGTTCGACCTGCCGGAGTTCTGGGACGAGCGGGCCGAGCAGTTCGCGCGGTCCATCCTGCGGTCCGAGGTCGTGGTGCGGGTGTCCCCGGGCGGGGTGCGCAGACTGCCGTACACCGTGGATCCGCAGTCCGCGCGGGAGGCGGTGGAGGCGGCGGGCGCCCCGGACGGGGACGGCTGGGTGACGCTGACGCTGCCGGTGGAGTCCGAGGAGGTCGCCCACACCCAGCTCGCGTCGCTCGGCCCGGAGATCGAGGTGCTTCAGCCGCCCTCGCTGCGGGAGCGCTTCGCGGGCGACGCGATACGGCTGGCGACGCTGTACGGCGGATGA
- the aceE gene encoding pyruvate dehydrogenase (acetyl-transferring), homodimeric type: MTDPNAIQPSALDQLPDRDPEETAEWQASLDAVAKAAGPHRAAYLMRRTLERAEAGGIALPKLLETDYVNTIPTAAEPTVPGDEEMERKITAWNRWNAAAMVTRGSKYGVGGHIATFASAAWLYETGFNHFFKGKEADGSGDQLYIQGHASPGIYARAFLDGRLTEAHLDNFRQEAGGNGLPSYPHPRRLPWLWEFPTVSMGLGPLSAIYQARFNRYLTARGIKDVSDSHVWAFLGDGEMDEPESTAALALASREGLDNLTFVINCNLQRLDGPVRANFKIVQELEAQFRGAGWNVVKTMWGTAWDELFQLDTTGALVRRLRQVPDAQVQTYQTRDAAYIRQDFFGADPALVEMAKLLSDDKIIECFHLSRGGHEARKVYAAYKAAVEFKGAPTVILAQTVKGHTLGAGFASKNANHQMKKLTVDEFKTMRDLLELPISDSAFADGQVPYGHPGADSAEVRYLQERRAALGGPAPARRVHPVAPLPAPAEKAFASFDKGSGSQNVATTMAFVRLIKDLVRDKESGKRWVPIVPDEARTFGMESLFPSLGIYSPKGQTYEPVDRDQLMYYKEAKNGQILNEGITEAGSMADFIAASTAYSTHGEVMIPFYIFYSMFGWQRTADQMWQLGDQLGRGFLVGATAGRTTLTGEGLQHADGHSPVIAATNPAALTYDPAFAYEVAAIVKDGLRRMYGEAAPGEDPDVFYYLTVYNEPMPQPAKPSGLGIDEGIVKGLYRFNTAESAGLSPVANAPRIQLLGSGTAIHWTLQAQKLLAEEWGVAADVWSATSWTELRRDALEADAALLRGEERVPFVRQALQGADGPVLAVSDYMRQVPDQIAQWVEQDYSSLGADGFGLSDTREAARRHFGVDAESIVVAALAQLAKRGEVKATAVKEAREKYGL, encoded by the coding sequence ATGACCGACCCCAACGCCATCCAGCCGAGCGCGCTCGACCAGCTCCCCGACCGTGATCCGGAGGAGACCGCCGAATGGCAGGCCTCGCTGGACGCGGTCGCCAAGGCGGCAGGTCCGCACCGCGCCGCATACCTGATGCGCCGCACGCTGGAGCGGGCCGAGGCGGGCGGCATCGCGCTGCCGAAGCTCCTCGAGACCGACTACGTCAACACCATCCCGACCGCCGCCGAGCCGACCGTGCCCGGTGACGAGGAGATGGAGCGGAAGATCACCGCGTGGAACCGCTGGAACGCGGCCGCCATGGTGACCCGCGGCTCCAAATACGGCGTCGGCGGCCACATCGCCACCTTCGCCTCCGCGGCCTGGCTCTACGAGACCGGCTTCAACCACTTCTTCAAGGGCAAGGAGGCCGACGGGTCCGGCGACCAGCTCTACATCCAGGGCCACGCCTCCCCCGGCATCTACGCCCGTGCCTTCCTCGACGGGCGCCTCACCGAGGCGCACCTCGACAACTTCCGCCAGGAGGCGGGCGGCAACGGCCTGCCGTCGTACCCGCACCCGCGCCGGCTGCCCTGGCTGTGGGAGTTCCCGACGGTGTCCATGGGCCTCGGCCCGCTGTCGGCGATCTACCAGGCGCGCTTCAACCGCTATCTGACGGCGCGCGGCATCAAGGACGTCTCCGACTCCCACGTCTGGGCCTTCCTCGGCGACGGCGAGATGGACGAGCCGGAATCCACGGCGGCACTCGCCCTGGCCTCCCGTGAGGGTCTGGACAACCTGACCTTCGTCATCAACTGCAACCTCCAGCGCCTCGACGGCCCGGTCCGCGCGAACTTCAAGATCGTGCAGGAGCTGGAGGCGCAGTTCCGCGGCGCCGGCTGGAACGTCGTCAAGACGATGTGGGGCACGGCCTGGGACGAGCTGTTCCAGCTCGACACCACCGGCGCGCTCGTACGCCGCCTGCGCCAGGTACCCGACGCGCAGGTGCAGACGTACCAGACCCGCGACGCGGCCTATATCCGCCAGGACTTCTTCGGCGCCGACCCCGCGCTGGTCGAGATGGCGAAGCTGCTGAGCGACGACAAGATCATCGAGTGCTTCCACCTCTCCCGCGGTGGCCACGAGGCCCGCAAGGTGTACGCCGCCTACAAGGCCGCCGTCGAGTTCAAGGGCGCGCCGACCGTGATCCTGGCCCAGACGGTCAAGGGCCACACCCTCGGTGCCGGCTTCGCGTCGAAGAACGCCAACCACCAGATGAAGAAGCTGACGGTGGACGAGTTCAAGACGATGCGCGACCTGCTGGAGCTGCCGATCTCCGACAGCGCCTTCGCCGACGGCCAGGTGCCCTACGGCCACCCGGGCGCCGACTCCGCCGAGGTCCGCTACCTCCAGGAGCGCCGCGCGGCCCTCGGCGGTCCGGCCCCGGCCCGCCGTGTGCACCCGGTGGCCCCGCTGCCGGCCCCGGCCGAGAAGGCGTTCGCGTCCTTCGACAAGGGTTCCGGTTCGCAGAACGTGGCCACCACCATGGCCTTCGTCCGCCTGATCAAGGACCTCGTCCGCGACAAGGAGTCGGGCAAGCGCTGGGTGCCGATCGTCCCGGACGAGGCGCGCACCTTCGGTATGGAGTCGCTCTTCCCGTCGCTCGGCATCTACTCCCCCAAGGGCCAGACGTACGAGCCGGTCGACCGTGACCAGCTGATGTACTACAAGGAGGCCAAGAACGGCCAGATCCTCAACGAGGGGATCACCGAGGCCGGTTCGATGGCCGACTTCATCGCCGCGTCCACCGCGTACTCGACGCACGGCGAGGTGATGATCCCGTTCTACATCTTCTACTCGATGTTCGGCTGGCAGCGCACGGCCGACCAGATGTGGCAGCTCGGCGACCAGCTCGGCCGCGGCTTCCTCGTCGGCGCCACCGCGGGCCGTACGACCCTGACGGGCGAGGGCCTGCAGCACGCCGACGGCCACTCGCCGGTGATCGCGGCGACCAACCCGGCCGCGCTGACGTACGACCCGGCCTTCGCCTACGAGGTCGCGGCGATCGTCAAGGACGGTCTGCGCCGGATGTACGGCGAGGCCGCGCCGGGCGAGGACCCGGACGTCTTCTACTACCTGACCGTCTACAACGAGCCGATGCCGCAGCCGGCGAAGCCGTCCGGGCTCGGCATCGACGAGGGCATCGTCAAGGGCCTGTACCGCTTCAACACGGCGGAGTCGGCGGGCCTCAGCCCGGTCGCGAACGCCCCGCGGATCCAGCTCCTCGGCTCCGGCACGGCGATCCACTGGACGCTCCAGGCGCAGAAGCTGCTCGCCGAGGAGTGGGGCGTGGCGGCCGACGTCTGGTCGGCGACGTCCTGGACGGAGCTGCGCCGCGACGCCCTGGAGGCGGACGCCGCGCTGCTGCGCGGCGAGGAGCGCGTCCCGTTCGTCCGGCAGGCGCTGCAGGGCGCCGACGGCCCGGTGCTGGCGGTCTCCGACTACATGCGCCAGGTCCCGGACCAGATCGCGCAGTGGGTCGAGCAGGACTACTCCTCCCTCGGCGCCGACGGCTTCGGTCTCTCCGACACCCGAGAGGCGGCCCGCCGCCACTTCGGCGTCGACGCCGAGTCGATCGTCGTGGCGGCCCTGGCCCAGCTCGCGAAGCGCGGCGAGGTCAAGGCGACGGCGGTCAAGGAGGCCCGGGAGAAGTACGGCCTGTAG
- a CDS encoding GntR family transcriptional regulator, translating to MTAPVIHSLREQIREHILEGIISGRWQPGERIVERRIATELEVSQTPVREALRELESLRLIESAPNKGVRVRSLTAADLEESYPVRAGLEAIAAELAADRLAEDCSALDPHVTALYDADRNSDGTGQVRHTVAFHREMVRAAGNSVLLHTWEGLGIEVFTALSIRWLGTVQQSYAEEHEELVAAFRRRDPRIAEIVKAHVLGCAPRHES from the coding sequence ATGACCGCCCCCGTCATCCACTCGCTGCGCGAACAGATCCGCGAGCACATCCTGGAGGGGATCATCAGCGGTCGCTGGCAGCCGGGCGAGCGGATCGTGGAGCGGCGTATCGCCACCGAGCTGGAGGTCAGCCAGACCCCCGTACGCGAGGCACTGCGCGAGCTGGAGTCCCTGCGCCTGATCGAGTCGGCGCCGAACAAGGGCGTACGCGTCCGCAGCCTGACCGCCGCCGACCTGGAGGAGAGCTACCCGGTCCGGGCCGGCCTGGAGGCCATCGCCGCCGAGCTCGCCGCCGACCGCCTCGCCGAGGACTGCTCCGCCCTGGACCCGCACGTCACCGCGCTCTACGACGCCGACCGCAACTCCGACGGCACGGGCCAGGTCCGGCACACGGTCGCCTTCCACCGCGAGATGGTCCGCGCCGCCGGCAACTCCGTGCTGCTGCACACCTGGGAGGGCCTCGGCATCGAGGTCTTCACGGCCCTGTCCATCCGCTGGCTGGGCACCGTGCAGCAGTCGTACGCGGAGGAGCACGAGGAGCTGGTGGCGGCGTTCCGGCGCCGGGACCCCCGGATCGCCGAGATCGTCAAGGCGCATGTGCTCGGCTGCGCCCCCCGGCACGAGTCCTGA